Genomic window (Ananas comosus cultivar F153 linkage group 1, ASM154086v1, whole genome shotgun sequence):
tctctcacactaGCTAGAAAGATGGCGTCTACAAGGCGAAGCGGCTTCGGTCTCCGCCAGCCGGTGGTCGTCGACGTCGGGTGCAGCTGCCGGAGGCCGAAgaagctctcctctctcttctcctccttctcaaTCTCCCACTCCAAACCCAAGAacgcctccacctcctcctcgtccCCCGCCACCACCAtgaacaccaccaccaccaccaccaccaccaccaccaccaccgccgccgccgcctccaccgCCTCCACCTGGGACGCCTCCTTCACCACCACCAACTCCCTctacgaggaggaggaggaggaggagtaccACCACTCCCCACATCACCCCATCCTCAACGAAGGGAGGAGACCCTCCGGAGCGAACAATGGCGGGCGCAGGAGGaagggggggaggaggaggaggaggaaggggcaGGGGAGGGTGGAGAGGGAGAGCGTGGCCGTGGCGGTGGAGACGGAGGAGCCGTACGAGGACTTCAAGGAGTCGATGGTGAGGATGGTGGTGGAGAACGAGATCTACGCCTGGGATGATCTCAACGACCTCCTCCACCGCTTCCTCTCCCTCAACTCCCCCCGACACCACTCCCTCATCCTCCGCGCCTTCGCCGACCTCTGGACCGGCCTCTTCTCCCCTCCCTCCCCCTGCCTCTAGAACTTATATTACATATTTCGCCATGCCCAGATCGAAGCACCTGCTTTTATACTTTGTAAGCCCcataacaattaattaattcccTCCCACCGAATTAGAagaatatatatctttatatatatatatatatacaatcaaagtataaaatttggTGCTTTTTATGCCGCAATTCAAAATTAGCTTAACAGTGGTAGTGCTTACTTAGTGTGCTTGATAGGATGTTAGGATAGTTGTGTTTGGTGAAAAAAATGTAGCGAGAGACCCTCTTGAGTATTGGCCATTTTAAATCACGGCTTGTGCTTCACGAATCAATTAGAGCAGTTGGTCggtatttttaattttcgacTATAGATTCAGAGTGTGTGCTTGTTGTCCAATCTTAAATGGCCATAATTCCGCCaaatttaactatatatatatatatatatatatattatgaacaCCGCTCAATctcgccatttttttttttccttttcctttggaTAAAGAACCTGTTTTAAAATGGCCAATAGGTGAGGGGGTCTCAgtacattttctcactttaggaTTTTAGCATTGATGATACTGTAGGGGATCATACGGTGGAGATCATTGACAAGGTGATGTAATGATgttgtgtgtgtgagtgtgaAAGTGTGAATGCGTCTGTGTAGGAGAGTGGTGTTGGTGTGCGTGTGTTTTATGATGGGTGCGTGCTTTTGCTAAAACGGGCGCTGACTAGAATTTACTGCGTTTGCTTTGCCTTGTAGCTTTCCCTGATATCTATGTACTGGTACGTAGCTAACTATTTCTTATATAtggaaaaagacaaaaaaaaaaaaaaattgttacataTGTTTCTCTTATTTTCTCGTGATAGATATTTTGTCCCTGTTCCCATTATGtcttgttgtaatttttttctttctaaaatttcatctaattaatataaCTTGCTATAAAAGAAAGTTAGGTGCCATTGTATCATTTATTATTCATGCAGCTTTGAGATTGTTAGACATTGTTCTCTACCAATTTGAACGCATtaggattttttcttttttttctattcttgaACTTTTTAAGTCCGACATCAAAATTCTAcacttataaaatattttatttcaattactAAACTGTGAATAATGTTTTGTTTCAACTCTTATTTCTgcataatgtttttttttccgttgTACCTAACTTCACCTATACATTTATACATATCAAGTTCATGTACACCCCCTATCAATCTCAAGTTGGGAGATAACAATTTTTAAAGGGAGAACATAACAATTGCTGACACAATGAGTTATAATTAGATTAGTATAAAGAGTtaatactaaaatatatatgaatatatagaaataatattaataagatATTAATTTATGGGAAATTTTATCCTCTGCTAAAATTGTAAATATTGTAAACCTAGCAAAGTTGAaataatatcataatatattaataattaattatatatataatatatatatatatatatatatatatatatattaatatatatatatatatataagttggaCTGAGCTACATATTAGTACGAAAATCTCACTGTTGATTATcgtttttagcctttgatcaaccttttcattatttcttaacctgattaaataatatatatcgcAGTTGGACACTTCACCTATGGCGGACACTCAACTTAACCGATAATATATCTCTGACTTAcaattttcattcatgttacaatttgatagaaaaaagcGTTTACATatactacatattattatatataatgtatgtatAATATGTATCATTAACTaatttatgtaatatatatagtatattattatatatattatgtatatatatataatatgatgtataatatgtatgtatatatatagtctagtaataatatatgtataatatatatatagtatgtagtatatatatatatatttattatatatgtatatatactatatatatgattgtatattatatatatatatgaatatatatcatatgtatgtatgtatatatagtattagtgtattatatttatgtatgtatgtatatataatattatgtatgtatattatatatacatacatacatacatatatatatatatacatacatacatatatatatatatatatgtatatatatatgtatacatatatatatgtatatatgtatgtatatatatatatatgtatgtatatatatatatatatgtatatatatatataccgagcaaggctgctgtgctcttaggagcacggaggtctccgtgctcctgagccattttcgatgatggaattttcgaatcgacgattggctccgttagacttgatctagcgtttttgaagtttctagaaaataatttttgcgattttttgatatcatttatctagtgatcgaaagaattcaaaatcaataatttttaatggttaatatctgccattttcaagtttaacagtattgaaaaattcaaattagatgaaattttgatacaaattctttatactatttacaacaagatcaatatttctgatcgaaaattttagtactatatcaccactttttataggatttttattttcagtcgttaaaaattattgattttgaatgctttcgattgctaggaaaatgatatcgaaaaatcgcaaaaattattttctagtaacttcaaatacgctagatcaaatttaacggagccgatcgtcgattcgcaaATTCCATCACCGAAAacgactcaggagcacggaggccaccgtgctcctgagagcacagcagtcctacCCTATATATACCTcttcaaatgcaaaaaaatttcacaattaTCTTTCCTTCCGGCGGTCGTTACTATAACCATAGTTAAAGTTTGGTTAAATAAGGGTTAAGTtacaaaatgactaatttagCCCTAAAAATGTTAGGTATTATTTTGACAGCAAATAATTAGGGGGCAATTTCATAAGTACCattcgaaattttaaaaataacatctcTAGCACTAATTAGTGGGTAAAAAATACAGAAATCCCTCACCTATAGATCATTCTGAACTAGACccctttaagttttattttttaacattaagagCCCTTGAACTAtcagtttttctttatttagacTTTACTTAGTTAAAAGCTTTTTAATTGTGATCCCTtacatgaatttgataaaatttttaattttgttgggAAAAAACATTCGattgctaaaattttttttaaaaaattttagatcaagtcgtttttagattactcgtttgatagataaatgatgtcgaaaaattatgaaatttagtttttaaatacttttagattactcgtttgataggtaaatgatgtcgaaaaattatgaaatttagttttcaaatacttttaatagtatagatcaaatctaacagagccgatcgtcgatttggaagccggatcattgaaaacaacttggtggtacggagacctccatgctaccgataatataccagcctaactctctatatatatagttttgctaCAATACTATTGGTAGTACAGTTCAGTTTACtacgatttgttttcaatgatagagcttgcAAATTGACAATCaacatcgttaaatatgatctaaaccatttaaactatctgaaaatcaaatttcacgcttTTCCAAGTTAGGATCATGTCGAAGTGGACTATAGGTGAGAgggtttttataaaattttgccGTATAAgcaataaattttcaattaaaatttttttgtttgagcaattcatataagtaatactctaatatcaagaattttaatatcaaaatatttttgcgtgagatatgtgagttatttaaataaaattttaaaaaataaatctttaaataattaatgttgAATACTACTATAGACAATTGCATTACaattatgtataatttaaaagcaaaaaatcaTAATGAGATTTAACTATCACATGCGCTTAATAGACTTTAGATCTTTATattgtagatttttttaaaaaattgttaaaattattatgtgattcaaacgttaaaaattgatcatataattaatcttaaatattacATGGTTAAATTCGTGCTAGgggtaaaattaatatttataaaatattggatgACTTCTTAACGGAAAGTTAACCTAAAGGgtatctgtgaatattttttgttttaagaggggtattgatgatatttggcccgtttggcctagcttctgaaaaagtgatttttgaaaaagttaTTTTGGCTTGGAGaaatgattttggttaaaaactaTAGAGtgtttggctgagtttagataaaagcgATTTTTCTGAACTGATTTGAAAAtgctgtttggcaaattttttttgatgtttgcataaattaataaatttattaaattttattttaaaataatttaaatttacatttaaatttgaattaaaaataaaatttgatattttaatttaaaaaataatttaaaaaattaaaaattaaaaatttaagaatttaaattttaaaataattatgaaatttaaaatttaaaatttaaaatctaaatttaagatttgaaatttgaaatttaaaatttaaaatttaaaatataataattattgatgttaaaaatataaatttattatttaaaaattaaatttaaaatttaaatttcaataattataattataaaatataaaatttgaaatttgttaatattaaaattttaaattttaaaaatttataatttgaagattaaaacttgtaatttaaaatttaaaattattaaatttttaaattttaaattttaaatttaaatttttaaattgaaattttaaaatctaaaatgtaaaattttaaattttatcttaaatttgaaacttaaaatttgaaattttaaaatctaaaatttgagatttgaaatttgaaatttaaaatttatagtttgaaatctatttttcaaatttttaaatttgaaagttaaattttaaaaattcaaaaatgaatatgaaaatgaaaaattaaaattaaacattgaattgaaaattaaaataaaaatttaaagtttgagtgcaaaattagaatcagattttaagaagcagtttttttctgcttctgtttttggggccttcaaaatcaattttcttATTCTACAAggtagaatcagattttaaaaatgaggTTGTCAAACGGTCTGTTGAGccgaaaattacttttgaacccaaaaacactttttaaaagGTAGGCCGAATTCCTCCATCTAGTTTAGAGGATTATTCGTGAAATTACGATCTTCCGGAGGGGTATCGATGAAATTATCCCAAAATTTAGGGGTTACCTAAATGGAAATACTAAGTTTGTACCAGAACTAAAAGTATATTATCTTTTATGACTCTAGAgttgtataattataaatttgaaagttCAGAAATTATTTGCGGTCCAATTTGCCCTGAAATTTACCGCTTTGCTTTGCCTAgcgtctttctctctctatgtacAGCACTAGGCCCAGTACCAGGCTATTAGTTAATGTAGAAATATGAATCCTTTGTTTGCTTCTGATATAGTTTTGTCCTTGCTCTCACTATGTCGTGGGTCTGTCTCTTTCTCTAAATTGCGTATAATATTTTGTACTGTCACTGGCCCTTCCCATGAAGGACAAGTTTGCATGCCTAAGTGGGCAAGATATACTGGGTGGGTGCACACAAAGTTTCACCTCGAATTTGGTACACTAGTACTAGGGAACACGCACTGTAACATGCACGCGCACCGCCCATAAAGATCCTACATTAAAAACACTGGAATAGTACAATAATTGAAAAAAGTGATTTACTTttcgaaatataaaattatacgtGTATACGTTCAAaagatagaatttttttttttttttttttttgaaagataggtagcacgctacccgcttcatttgttttatttaaaaataaacttagctggaaatgtgaatcaactagaattcgaacttgggtctcggctaccaactatcaaatcttttccacttgctctagaaaaattcttcatatttttaaattatttttgatattgggATTATCACATCACCGATCGGTTTCAatagacttgatttagagtatttaaaatatctaaaaactaaattttataatttttcgatattatttacccaATAATCGAAAGTGCttaaaatcaacggttgaaaataaaaatatcacaaaatgtgatgatatgataCTAAAAAttgtgataaaaaatattaatcttgttgtataattttctattaaaatttcacgtgatttggttagttctatatcgttaaactcGTAAACAGTTCACCAcaactattaaaattgttaatttgagccccttcgattactaggcaaatgatattaaaaaattatgaaatttattttttagatatttcaaatattctagaccaagtctaacgaagccgatcgtcgatttgaaagtcctaatatcgaaaacgacttacaAGCACTAAGGGTTCCGTACTTCTAAAAACATACTAGCTAGCCTAACTCCAAAAAGATATGATCAGTATAAAAGATACATACGGAGAATCAATTgtgagataaaaaataaaaatttaatttattaaatatataatgtaaaattttaatttgttaaataatatatagggCTAGAGAGTGGTGCTACATATGTACGAGCTCATGATCTTGCAAAACGGAGtttaaaattagtatattaatataataccatgcatgttttttttcttgagagaaTATATACCATGCATGTTACCTAAGATTTTGAACTAGTAGAAAAAGAATCCAAGATAATAATATtgtctaaattttcaattataatattatctTCAATAGGATTGTTGtactgaaataattatttcgatgCAATAAATCTAAGTCCACATGAATTTTAGTATGTAAGGATATCTAATAAAATCCATCACAGCAAAAGATTAaataaatctaattaaattttgaaatgacaCTAATTGAGAACAAAACGAAATAGGGTAAACAGAATTGAAAGGAAAGAAACTAGAAAGAAAACTGAAGGAGATATTGCCAAGCACGTGCCCTGTCGTTAAAGGTCTCAAGCCCAACCTAAAAATTTACGCTTATAGGTGAGGAAATCTCTCACATTATATATGATGCAAGGCTAGCTAAGACGCGTTGagagtagggctggcaaatgagcgagccagctcgtgttcgactcgtgttcggcttgatattcggctcgctcgagctcggctcgaattaatttcaaataagcttaagcctaaatttaggctcgaaattaatttcaagccgagcttgagtattactcggcttgCTCGAATTAAGcttgaaaagctcgaaatatatatacatatatatatatagtctgctatactattaatagtaccaaccacttgctattaggttttcgacctttggatgaaggaatgtgcggCTAGAATGACAGtgatcctctagggttgagtgtgtggttagttgaataatatgatctaacggcacaaaattcgatagtaccaagcatttagtattatcaataatatatatatagtccagctgctatactatctatactatctatagtactaagtgttttgtactattgagttttttgccgttagatctggctatatatatatatatatatatatatatagagttcggctattatactatcgatagtaccaagcatttagtgctatcgagttttctgctgttagatctatctctttagctattttcatccgttagatcataatattcaactagtcacccactcaaccctaggggctactatcatcctaaccacacattctttcatccaagggccgaaaatctaatagtaagcggtctatgctattaatagtatagtagcctaattctatatatatatatgctcgtgctactatactcttataagtataaacccctttatacttataaattttcagtcgttggatatatgattagaatgatagtggtctcctaagATTGAGTCAgtggttcgttgaatagtatgatttaacgaataaaaatggtcaaaatcctactctaattgctctctttctctctttttccctttctcgCAGAGTCGCTTTTCctaattattttagtattataatatcgtatttcatgcatttattttatatgttaaactattagatattttttatatcaaattttagataatattttataaaaattaaagtatagattgcatgatgttaagaatttcaagcagcttgTTTAGGGCT
Coding sequences:
- the LOC109719147 gene encoding transcription repressor OFP2-like; the encoded protein is MASTRRSGFGLRQPVVVDVGCSCRRPKKLSSLFSSFSISHSKPKNASTSSSSPATTMNTTTTTTTTTTTTAAAASTASTWDASFTTTNSLYEEEEEEEYHHSPHHPILNEGRRPSGANNGGRRRKGGRRRRRKGQGRVERESVAVAVETEEPYEDFKESMVRMVVENEIYAWDDLNDLLHRFLSLNSPRHHSLILRAFADLWTGLFSPPSPCL